Proteins from one Algicella marina genomic window:
- a CDS encoding glycosyl hydrolase family 28-related protein, whose protein sequence is MNKAITEGLDFMPPAFIDGLGVWSSGAGTPGSPRYSNDPNGTLVASDPDFGPCIEIVKADSPQRLRYTGETPLLPGCYLEISARVKLVSGPFPTVRASGFAGDVNGNWIGGSLTGQGPAISLDEYGRIYTVRAIVGSGNRTGVDMVWGTEPVYGHFGIDIEGSNGAVVRVESIQIHDRTDVFHRKLMDWVDVRDYGAIGDGIADDAAAFETADAAANGRDLIVPAGTYYLGKNVTLLSRVRFEGTVTQAAEHRFILRASFDFPTYVDAFGDERTALTKALQTLFNFSDHESLDLKGRRIQLSAPIDVAAAAPSITTFGNRRAIRNGQLEATDSAGWDPDMVTTQGSYSDANPLELTNVSAVASIEVGSLITGFGVGRDVYVRDRNIGAQTLTLSQPLGRANSQQSYTFTRYKYLLDFGGMENVNAFNISDIEFLCNRRANGVMLPDRGIAWSIRDCWFSRPRTRAISSKGTACQGISIDRNQFIAPDDDVPVPQRNSTAFNINGDDAKIRNNRCVQFKHFAIINGGGSLVLGNHFWQLDDDIDGENTAGLVFTRTSNKSAVVGNYIDNMSIELANEHDPNGDVYGNGFGKITITGNIFTAQKVPDWFTFIKIRPRGNNWFMNGITVANNAFKVFGASIIDRIDEYDDAFGTLDHTATRDVIFTGNSFEKVRDKAESPVTVRHEQTNVNSSWTVQFDRFLPFGGELLGVDGVVAHGPVQANGGATLYDMPWAETRQGGNSNRVRLHWSAGCTGVVQVRGRCDAPGD, encoded by the coding sequence ATGAACAAGGCGATTACCGAAGGGCTGGACTTCATGCCGCCCGCCTTCATTGACGGGCTTGGCGTCTGGTCGAGCGGTGCCGGGACGCCCGGCTCTCCCCGCTACAGCAACGACCCCAACGGCACGCTGGTGGCTTCCGATCCTGATTTCGGGCCGTGCATCGAGATCGTGAAGGCCGACAGCCCGCAGCGGTTGCGCTACACCGGCGAGACACCGCTGCTGCCGGGGTGCTATCTGGAAATATCGGCAAGGGTTAAACTGGTGAGCGGACCATTTCCGACGGTGCGGGCCTCAGGATTTGCAGGCGACGTCAACGGCAACTGGATCGGCGGCTCACTGACCGGACAGGGCCCCGCGATTTCGCTGGATGAATACGGACGGATCTACACCGTTCGGGCCATCGTCGGTTCCGGCAACCGCACCGGTGTGGACATGGTATGGGGGACGGAGCCCGTTTACGGCCATTTCGGCATTGATATCGAGGGCAGCAATGGCGCTGTCGTCCGTGTTGAAAGTATCCAGATCCATGACCGTACGGACGTGTTTCACCGCAAGCTCATGGATTGGGTGGACGTGCGCGATTACGGGGCAATCGGCGACGGTATTGCCGATGACGCTGCTGCGTTCGAGACGGCCGATGCGGCTGCGAACGGGCGCGATCTGATCGTGCCGGCGGGCACGTACTACCTGGGCAAAAACGTGACGCTGTTGTCGCGGGTCCGGTTCGAAGGAACGGTGACACAGGCTGCCGAACACCGCTTCATTCTGAGGGCGAGTTTCGATTTTCCGACCTATGTCGACGCATTCGGCGATGAGCGCACGGCGTTGACGAAGGCGCTGCAGACGCTGTTCAATTTCTCCGATCACGAGTCACTGGACCTGAAGGGCCGGCGCATTCAGTTGAGCGCGCCCATCGATGTGGCGGCCGCAGCACCCTCTATCACCACGTTCGGGAACCGCCGCGCCATTCGCAATGGCCAACTGGAAGCGACTGACAGTGCTGGCTGGGATCCGGACATGGTGACGACGCAGGGCAGCTACAGCGATGCCAACCCGCTGGAGCTGACCAATGTCTCGGCTGTTGCTTCCATCGAGGTGGGATCGCTGATCACCGGTTTCGGCGTCGGCAGGGACGTCTATGTCCGCGACCGCAATATCGGTGCGCAGACGCTGACGCTGAGTCAGCCGCTGGGGCGGGCGAATTCGCAACAGAGTTATACGTTCACGCGCTACAAGTATCTGCTGGACTTCGGCGGCATGGAGAACGTCAACGCCTTCAACATCTCTGACATCGAATTCCTGTGCAACCGGCGGGCCAACGGTGTGATGTTGCCGGATCGCGGGATTGCGTGGAGCATCCGGGACTGCTGGTTCAGCCGGCCGCGGACGCGTGCAATATCGTCCAAGGGTACTGCGTGTCAGGGAATATCAATAGATCGCAACCAGTTCATTGCTCCGGATGATGACGTGCCGGTGCCGCAGCGCAACTCGACAGCGTTCAACATCAACGGCGACGATGCCAAGATCCGAAACAATCGCTGCGTCCAGTTCAAACACTTCGCGATCATAAACGGCGGTGGCAGTCTCGTGCTTGGCAACCACTTCTGGCAACTTGACGATGATATCGACGGCGAGAATACCGCGGGCCTTGTGTTCACGCGGACGAGCAACAAGTCGGCGGTGGTGGGCAATTACATCGACAACATGTCGATTGAACTGGCAAATGAGCATGACCCGAACGGAGATGTCTACGGCAACGGATTCGGCAAGATCACGATCACCGGCAACATTTTCACTGCGCAGAAGGTGCCCGACTGGTTCACTTTCATAAAGATACGGCCGCGCGGCAACAACTGGTTCATGAACGGGATCACGGTGGCCAACAACGCGTTCAAGGTATTTGGCGCCTCGATAATCGACCGGATCGACGAGTATGACGATGCCTTCGGCACACTTGACCACACCGCGACGCGCGACGTGATCTTCACGGGAAACAGTTTCGAAAAGGTTCGCGACAAGGCCGAGAGCCCGGTGACCGTACGCCATGAGCAGACAAACGTGAACAGTAGCTGGACCGTTCAGTTTGACCGGTTCCTGCCATTTGGCGGTGAATTGCTGGGTGTGGACGGTGTCGTCGCCCACGGGCCGGTGCAGGCGAACGGCGGTGCAACTTTGTACGACATGCCATGGGCGGAGACGCGGCAGGGCGGCAACAGCAATCGCGTACGGCTGCACTGGTCCGCCGGCTGCACCGGCGTGGTGCAGGTGCGTGGCCGCTGCGACGCGCCCGGCGACTGA
- a CDS encoding DUF4864 domain-containing protein — protein sequence MKRIFAATCLSFLATFAVAQSTGEEIEAVIDSQFDAFRDDDFARAFDYASPMIRGMFGSPERFGQMVRTGYPMVWRPKSVSFLCLTELDGQFFQSIQIVDLNGQRHSIDYEMIETEGEWRINGVLFRQPTCLGA from the coding sequence ATGAAGCGGATTTTCGCAGCGACCTGTCTTTCATTCCTTGCAACCTTTGCCGTTGCGCAAAGCACGGGCGAAGAGATCGAGGCGGTGATCGACAGCCAGTTTGATGCCTTTCGCGATGATGATTTCGCCCGGGCATTCGACTATGCCTCGCCGATGATCCGGGGGATGTTCGGCTCTCCCGAGCGCTTCGGACAGATGGTGCGCACCGGATATCCGATGGTCTGGCGGCCAAAGTCCGTGTCTTTCCTCTGTCTGACGGAGCTGGATGGGCAGTTCTTTCAATCCATCCAGATCGTCGATCTCAACGGTCAGAGGCACAGCATCGACTACGAAATGATCGAGACCGAGGGCGAGTGGCGGATCAACGGTGTGCTGTTTCGGCAACCGACCTGTCTTGGTGCCTGA
- a CDS encoding YceI family protein codes for MKIFAAGLAALILCGPVMAEPAWVLDAETSKVAYGSIKKDRIGEVNHFGTLAGTVDDTGLVRVEIDLASVETYVDIRNERMREHVFGATPVAVLTSQIDLEALEAMAPGDTAIVDVDGMLAFVSAEVEIYTEAFVARLADGKALVTTDGMIMLGTEELAIDGAIDTLMGLADLPGITRVAPVTFRLVFDKAG; via the coding sequence ATGAAGATTTTTGCAGCGGGTCTTGCGGCCCTCATTTTGTGCGGGCCGGTGATGGCCGAGCCTGCGTGGGTGCTGGATGCAGAGACATCCAAGGTGGCCTACGGATCCATCAAGAAGGACCGTATCGGCGAGGTGAACCATTTCGGGACACTTGCCGGAACTGTTGATGACACCGGCTTGGTGAGGGTGGAGATCGATCTGGCTTCGGTGGAGACATATGTGGACATCCGCAACGAGCGGATGCGGGAGCATGTGTTCGGAGCCACGCCGGTGGCCGTGCTGACATCTCAGATCGACCTTGAGGCGTTGGAAGCGATGGCACCGGGCGATACGGCGATCGTCGATGTGGATGGCATGCTGGCGTTCGTTTCTGCGGAGGTGGAAATCTATACCGAGGCTTTCGTGGCACGATTGGCCGACGGCAAGGCGCTGGTGACTACTGACGGGATGATCATGCTCGGCACCGAGGAACTGGCCATAGACGGCGCCATCGACACGCTGATGGGGCTGGCAGACCTGCCCGGTATCACGCGGGTGGCGCCGGTGACGTTCCGGCTGGTGTTCGACAAGGCTGGCTGA
- a CDS encoding tellurite resistance TerB family protein — MTDKDDLPASFTPQDALVAVMVAASASDETMTTPELLSIARIVESLPIFDGYDSHRVAAVSRTVFDLFEEEEGLDALFGLVREALPETLYETSYALACDVVAADGDAQNEELRLLEEVRFELNIDRLHAAAIERGARARFAHLPKS, encoded by the coding sequence ATGACGGACAAAGACGATCTTCCCGCATCGTTTACCCCGCAGGACGCACTTGTCGCCGTGATGGTGGCGGCTTCGGCCTCGGACGAGACGATGACGACGCCTGAATTGCTGTCGATCGCGCGGATCGTCGAGAGTCTGCCGATCTTTGACGGGTATGACAGCCACCGCGTGGCAGCGGTGTCTCGCACCGTCTTTGACCTGTTCGAGGAAGAAGAGGGACTGGATGCCCTGTTCGGGCTGGTGCGCGAGGCGCTGCCGGAAACGCTTTACGAGACCTCCTACGCACTGGCCTGCGATGTGGTTGCCGCCGATGGCGATGCCCAGAACGAGGAGTTGCGGTTGCTGGAGGAGGTGCGGTTCGAGTTGAACATTGACCGGTTGCATGCCGCGGCCATCGAGCGCGGTGCGCGGGCGCGGTTTGCCCACCTGCCCAAATCGTGA
- a CDS encoding lysine--tRNA ligase, translating into MSDLREAALASKAWPFEEARKLVKRYQKAPPEKGHVLFETGYGPSGLPHIGTFGEVARTTMVRRAFELISDIPTRLICFSDDMDGMRKVPDNVPNNEMLHEHLQKPLTSVPDPFGEFESFGHHNNAMLRRFLDSFGFEYEFASATDYYNEGKLDEVLLRACEKYDAIMEVMLKSLREERQQTYSCFLPIHPETGRVLYVPMKHVDAKEGTVTFDDETGREWTLPVTGGKVKFQWKPDFGARWAALDVDYEMYGKDHSTNGPIYDQICRILGGRAPEHFVFELFLDENGQKISKSKGNGISIDDWLTYATPESLSLFMYQKPRTAKRLHFDVIPKMVDEYHQHLRAYEGQDTAARLNNPGHHIHGHNVPASDMEVPFAMLLNLASAAGAESKDVLWGFIRKYADATPETHPGLDAAAAYAVRYYQDRVKPAKTYRAPTEQERAALDDLSTRLRGWDGAVDAEELQSMIFAVGKEHGFEPLRDWFTAIYEVLLGASQGPRFGGFAALFGVTETADLIDAALAREA; encoded by the coding sequence ATGTCCGATCTCCGTGAAGCCGCCCTTGCGTCCAAAGCCTGGCCGTTCGAGGAAGCGCGCAAGCTGGTCAAACGCTATCAGAAGGCACCGCCGGAAAAGGGCCACGTACTGTTCGAGACAGGCTACGGCCCGTCGGGCCTGCCGCATATCGGCACTTTCGGTGAGGTTGCGCGTACCACCATGGTCCGCCGCGCGTTCGAACTGATCTCGGATATCCCCACGCGTCTGATCTGCTTCTCGGACGATATGGACGGGATGCGCAAGGTGCCCGACAACGTGCCGAACAACGAGATGCTGCACGAGCACCTCCAGAAGCCGCTCACCTCCGTGCCCGACCCGTTCGGCGAGTTTGAGAGCTTCGGCCACCACAACAATGCCATGCTGCGCCGCTTCCTCGACAGTTTCGGCTTCGAGTACGAGTTTGCCTCCGCCACTGACTATTACAACGAAGGCAAGCTCGACGAAGTCCTCCTCCGCGCCTGTGAGAAGTACGACGCCATCATGGAAGTCATGCTCAAGAGCCTGAGGGAGGAACGCCAGCAGACCTATTCCTGCTTCCTGCCGATCCACCCTGAAACCGGCCGCGTTCTCTACGTGCCGATGAAGCATGTCGATGCGAAGGAAGGCACCGTTACCTTCGATGACGAGACGGGCCGCGAGTGGACCCTCCCCGTCACCGGCGGCAAGGTCAAGTTCCAGTGGAAGCCGGATTTCGGCGCCCGCTGGGCCGCGCTCGACGTCGATTACGAGATGTACGGCAAGGATCATTCCACCAACGGCCCGATCTACGACCAGATCTGCCGCATCCTCGGTGGCCGTGCACCGGAGCATTTTGTCTTCGAACTCTTCCTGGACGAAAACGGCCAGAAAATCTCCAAATCCAAGGGCAACGGCATCTCCATCGACGATTGGCTGACCTACGCGACGCCGGAGAGCCTGTCGCTGTTCATGTACCAGAAACCGCGCACCGCCAAGCGGCTGCACTTCGACGTGATACCGAAAATGGTCGATGAGTATCACCAGCACCTGCGCGCCTACGAGGGGCAGGATACCGCTGCACGGCTGAACAACCCCGGCCACCACATCCACGGCCACAACGTGCCCGCCTCCGACATGGAGGTGCCGTTCGCCATGCTGCTCAACCTCGCCTCCGCCGCCGGTGCCGAGAGCAAGGACGTGCTCTGGGGCTTCATCCGCAAATACGCCGACGCCACGCCGGAAACCCACCCCGGCCTGGACGCCGCAGCGGCATATGCCGTGCGCTACTATCAGGATCGTGTCAAACCGGCCAAAACCTACCGCGCTCCTACCGAACAAGAGCGTGCGGCGCTGGACGACCTTTCTACCCGCCTGCGGGGCTGGGATGGTGCTGTCGATGCCGAAGAATTGCAATCCATGATTTTTGCCGTCGGCAAGGAGCATGGCTTCGAACCGCTGCGGGATTGGTTCACCGCGATCTACGAAGTCCTGCTCGGCGCCAGCCAGGGCCCACGCTTCGGCGGCTTCGCAGCCCTCTTCGGTGTCACTGAGACGGCGGACCTCATCGACGCCGCCCTCGCTCGCGAGGCGTAG
- a CDS encoding response regulator → MQNAQVREIRPACTPFAPRRILVVEDDRHDQERIRRLFRYLTTEVILDFATAIADARQRLQKVPPQAIVLDNGLPDGLGIDLALELSRSPASAETPTFIISDWPSPFMHEKAEAAGVHAVFCKSEFGARQAFEILRRMNCSDLQLARSVRQKEKRPTQASVISREWAGPES, encoded by the coding sequence ATGCAAAACGCCCAGGTCCGCGAAATCCGCCCTGCCTGCACTCCTTTTGCGCCGCGGCGCATCCTCGTTGTCGAGGATGATCGCCACGATCAGGAACGCATTCGCCGGCTGTTTCGATACCTGACAACGGAGGTCATTCTCGACTTCGCGACAGCCATCGCGGATGCGCGGCAACGTCTCCAAAAAGTTCCGCCACAGGCAATCGTGCTGGACAATGGGCTGCCGGATGGCCTCGGCATAGACTTGGCTCTGGAATTGTCCCGCTCTCCCGCGTCCGCCGAAACTCCGACATTCATCATCAGCGACTGGCCCAGCCCGTTCATGCATGAAAAGGCGGAAGCAGCCGGTGTGCACGCCGTTTTCTGCAAGAGCGAGTTCGGGGCACGACAGGCATTCGAGATCCTGCGCAGGATGAACTGCAGCGATCTCCAGCTTGCACGATCTGTCCGGCAAAAAGAGAAGCGGCCGACACAGGCATCCGTTATCTCACGGGAATGGGCCGGCCCGGAGAGTTGA
- a CDS encoding response regulator — protein MTKRLAAAVPQQATDHQADPCILILEDDRKDRQLLQRLILSVESNARIYCAETISAAKQLASEHFFDAVVFDYSLPDGFGTAFAADLRKSDQENRILLFLISGWPSSFLSIEARKAQIDKTFFKQEFGLRQVALMIRAIRMRHKLLAKSQVSAEILTFPNQRHD, from the coding sequence ATGACCAAACGACTCGCCGCCGCCGTTCCTCAGCAAGCCACCGACCATCAGGCCGATCCCTGCATTCTCATTCTCGAAGATGACCGGAAGGACAGGCAGCTACTCCAAAGGCTCATCCTTTCGGTCGAGAGCAATGCGCGGATCTACTGCGCGGAAACGATTTCCGCCGCAAAGCAGTTGGCTTCCGAGCATTTTTTTGACGCCGTGGTATTCGACTATTCCCTGCCGGATGGCTTCGGCACGGCCTTCGCGGCCGACCTGCGCAAGTCTGATCAGGAAAACCGAATACTCCTTTTCCTGATCAGCGGCTGGCCCAGTTCATTTCTCAGCATCGAAGCCCGCAAAGCCCAAATCGACAAAACCTTTTTCAAGCAGGAATTCGGTCTGAGACAGGTCGCGCTTATGATCCGCGCCATACGGATGCGGCACAAACTTCTCGCCAAATCGCAGGTCTCGGCCGAAATCCTGACATTCCCCAATCAACGCCACGATTGA
- the dacB gene encoding D-alanyl-D-alanine carboxypeptidase/D-alanyl-D-alanine endopeptidase, whose product MNRTRMAEWNRRAVLAGLGASLPGGAMALERAGRPMLRRDGLRERTSVDVVQEGPLAAVTGFALRDLSDGRMLAAHQPLLSLPPASVAKAVTSLYALEALGSNYRFRTQVLATGAVSGGRLEGDLYLIGDGDPTLDTDGLAALAAQLKDRGIRSVAGRAFVVDSALPYQRSIDPTQPEHVGYNPAISGLNLNFNRVHFQWSRAGQGYAVQMTARGRRYDPAVASIEMAVARRNAPVFIYRGDGGRDTWSVASGALGREGSRWLPVRRPGDYAGEVFRELAHGFGIVLPAFRVAESVPAGTVLAEVESGDSSRLLRDMLKYSTNLTAEVIGLRTSQARGMAPKSVAASGAAMTGWLRERFGVHRADFLNHSGLTDRTRMTAAEMVQVLDIAAAGPLPGLLKETAVSVAPGSRERLPGVRVFAKTGTLNFTRGLAGYLEGSNGRRLAFAIFTADLAARAGAVEGEVPRGAKSWRNRALRQEMDLLRTWAQTYL is encoded by the coding sequence ATGAACCGAACGCGAATGGCGGAGTGGAACCGGCGGGCGGTGCTGGCCGGGCTGGGCGCAAGCCTGCCGGGCGGGGCCATGGCGCTGGAGCGGGCCGGTCGGCCGATGCTGCGCAGGGACGGGTTGCGGGAGCGAACCTCCGTTGACGTGGTGCAGGAAGGACCTCTGGCTGCTGTCACCGGCTTTGCGTTGCGTGATCTTTCGGACGGGAGGATGCTGGCAGCGCATCAGCCGCTGCTGAGCCTGCCACCGGCGTCGGTCGCCAAGGCGGTCACTTCGCTTTATGCACTGGAGGCGCTGGGCAGCAACTACCGGTTCCGGACACAGGTTCTGGCCACTGGAGCGGTTTCAGGCGGACGTCTGGAGGGAGATCTGTACCTGATCGGCGATGGCGACCCGACATTGGATACGGATGGGTTGGCGGCGCTGGCGGCGCAGTTGAAGGACCGGGGCATCCGCTCCGTCGCCGGACGGGCCTTCGTGGTGGACAGTGCCTTGCCGTATCAGCGCAGCATTGACCCGACGCAGCCGGAACACGTCGGCTACAACCCGGCAATTTCCGGCCTCAACCTCAATTTCAATCGGGTGCATTTCCAGTGGAGCCGGGCCGGGCAGGGCTACGCCGTGCAGATGACAGCGCGGGGGCGCCGCTATGATCCGGCGGTGGCAAGTATCGAAATGGCAGTGGCGCGGCGCAATGCGCCGGTGTTCATCTATCGAGGTGATGGTGGCCGGGACACGTGGAGCGTGGCGTCCGGAGCGTTGGGCCGGGAAGGCAGCCGGTGGCTGCCGGTGCGCAGGCCGGGCGACTACGCGGGCGAAGTCTTTCGGGAACTGGCACACGGGTTCGGGATCGTGCTGCCAGCGTTCCGCGTGGCGGAGAGTGTGCCTGCGGGGACCGTGCTGGCAGAGGTGGAGAGCGGAGACAGCAGCCGACTGCTGAGGGATATGCTGAAATACTCGACCAACCTGACGGCAGAGGTGATCGGGCTGCGGACGAGCCAGGCGCGGGGCATGGCGCCGAAATCGGTGGCAGCTTCCGGTGCGGCCATGACAGGCTGGTTGCGGGAGCGGTTCGGCGTGCATCGTGCCGATTTCCTGAACCACTCCGGTCTGACCGACCGGACGCGGATGACGGCAGCGGAGATGGTTCAGGTGCTGGACATCGCCGCGGCTGGCCCTTTGCCCGGCCTGCTGAAGGAAACGGCGGTGAGTGTGGCCCCGGGCAGCCGCGAGAGGCTGCCCGGCGTGCGGGTCTTCGCGAAGACGGGAACGTTGAACTTCACCCGCGGGCTGGCGGGATACCTGGAGGGGAGCAATGGGCGGCGGCTGGCCTTCGCGATCTTCACCGCCGATCTGGCGGCGCGGGCCGGAGCCGTGGAAGGTGAGGTGCCGCGCGGTGCGAAAAGCTGGCGCAACCGGGCGCTGCGGCAGGAGATGGACTTGTTGAGGACGTGGGCCCAGACCTACCTCTAA
- a CDS encoding nicotinate-nucleotide adenylyltransferase, translating to MQGFPYAPPGLKIGLLGGSFDPPHEGHVLITRRALRRFGLDAVWWLVSPGNPLKADPPAALERRMAAANALVRHPRVLVTDVETRLGTRFTAETVARLRLIYPGVNFVWLMGADNLAGFHRWDRWQTIMDTVPVGVLSRPGEQLRAALSPAARLYAQARLPARAGRQLPVAKAPAWCLMTGPMVERSSTEIRATGAWLR from the coding sequence TTGCAGGGTTTTCCTTATGCGCCGCCGGGCCTGAAGATCGGGCTTCTGGGCGGTTCCTTCGATCCTCCGCACGAGGGGCATGTGCTGATCACGCGGCGGGCGCTGCGCCGGTTCGGCCTCGATGCGGTGTGGTGGCTCGTCTCGCCGGGCAACCCCCTCAAGGCCGATCCACCGGCTGCGCTGGAGCGGCGGATGGCGGCGGCGAATGCGCTGGTTCGGCATCCGCGGGTGCTGGTGACCGATGTCGAGACACGGCTGGGCACGCGGTTCACGGCGGAAACGGTGGCGCGGCTGCGGCTGATCTATCCCGGTGTGAACTTCGTCTGGCTGATGGGAGCGGACAACCTGGCCGGGTTTCACCGTTGGGACCGTTGGCAGACGATAATGGACACGGTTCCGGTGGGTGTTCTGTCGCGGCCCGGGGAGCAGTTGCGGGCGGCGCTTTCGCCCGCGGCGAGATTGTATGCGCAGGCGCGACTGCCGGCGCGAGCCGGGCGCCAGCTGCCGGTGGCCAAGGCCCCGGCATGGTGCCTGATGACCGGTCCGATGGTGGAGCGGTCGTCGACTGAGATCAGGGCGACCGGCGCATGGCTGCGGTAA
- a CDS encoding putative bifunctional diguanylate cyclase/phosphodiesterase: MPTLTAALLILCAGVLLGCTVTHLGHRTLRRWKARRVHPVDPGDALQIAARYAKDGIVIQDMEGRVEWINPGFTDMTGRHLDELQGRTLESIILPVQQAAQPGRHRPTPPDPHCIGTGKLKIRRCRRSDGSEFWVQTRTSLTDASETMQKKAVVVCRDVSEQVTREHALLRAERELKEQTERDFLTGTANRSKLNTFLGASLKQAATDGNRVGLIALDLDRFKIINDEIGHAAGDAVLVHAAAIMHDAVSMDDVVCRTGGDEFILVCPAVRGFDDLVQVGRTILENVSRSFTWEGQEIDFGVSIGIALSDEGYNDIDVLLRKVDMALYSAKENGRGRIVCFDEAFRKQFNSLQRQKLDFVKSVRSQSFEMMFQPLVDAQTMRPVGFETLIRWRHPTRGLVEPGNFLGLADELDLTEKMDRIAIGLALDGAVRLRDHWPEKFGIGINISPAMLSRADFVDILKWEIDLRNLSPSQVVIEVLETTIIGQENEGAMRTIAALKDAGIAVALDDFGTGYAGLAHLAHLSFRYVKIDKSLVFDITTNEKSRVITEAIVGLCHQLDRKMVAEGVETEEQADLLRHLKADLLQGFGIARPMPLDRAVEWLEAQKATRAAPPAEDSLGRSA; the protein is encoded by the coding sequence ATGCCAACACTGACGGCTGCGCTTCTGATTCTGTGCGCAGGCGTCCTGCTCGGGTGCACCGTCACGCACCTCGGCCATCGTACACTTCGTCGATGGAAAGCGCGCCGTGTCCACCCTGTCGACCCCGGCGATGCCCTCCAGATCGCCGCCCGATACGCCAAGGACGGTATTGTCATCCAGGATATGGAAGGCCGGGTAGAATGGATAAATCCCGGCTTCACCGATATGACCGGCCGTCATCTGGACGAATTGCAGGGCCGCACACTGGAGAGCATCATCCTGCCAGTGCAGCAGGCCGCGCAGCCGGGTCGCCACCGTCCCACGCCTCCCGATCCACACTGCATTGGAACCGGGAAACTGAAGATCCGCCGTTGCCGGCGCAGCGACGGCTCGGAGTTCTGGGTCCAGACCCGCACCTCCCTGACCGATGCCAGCGAGACCATGCAGAAAAAGGCAGTCGTGGTCTGCCGCGACGTGTCGGAGCAGGTTACCCGCGAACACGCCCTTCTGCGGGCCGAACGTGAGTTGAAAGAACAGACCGAAAGGGATTTCCTCACGGGAACGGCGAACCGCTCCAAGCTCAATACCTTTCTCGGTGCCTCCCTCAAGCAGGCGGCGACAGACGGCAACCGCGTTGGCCTCATCGCCCTCGACCTTGACCGCTTCAAGATCATCAATGACGAAATCGGCCACGCTGCTGGTGATGCCGTTCTCGTTCACGCCGCCGCCATCATGCACGATGCCGTGTCCATGGATGATGTCGTCTGTCGCACAGGTGGTGACGAATTCATTCTTGTCTGCCCGGCCGTCCGCGGCTTCGACGATCTCGTACAGGTGGGCCGGACCATCCTCGAAAACGTCTCCCGCTCTTTCACATGGGAGGGCCAGGAAATAGATTTCGGCGTCAGCATCGGCATCGCCCTGTCCGACGAAGGCTACAACGACATCGACGTGCTCCTGCGCAAGGTCGACATGGCACTCTACTCTGCCAAGGAAAACGGCCGCGGGCGGATCGTCTGTTTTGATGAGGCATTTCGCAAGCAGTTCAATTCCCTCCAGCGCCAGAAACTGGATTTCGTGAAGTCCGTTCGGTCACAGTCTTTCGAGATGATGTTTCAGCCTCTGGTTGATGCCCAAACCATGAGGCCAGTGGGGTTCGAAACCTTGATCCGCTGGCGCCATCCCACCCGCGGGCTGGTGGAGCCGGGCAATTTTCTCGGGCTGGCCGACGAACTCGACCTCACCGAAAAGATGGACCGGATCGCCATCGGCCTCGCCCTCGATGGTGCAGTGCGCCTGCGCGACCACTGGCCGGAAAAATTCGGCATCGGCATCAACATATCGCCAGCCATGCTCTCCCGCGCCGACTTCGTCGACATCCTCAAATGGGAAATCGATCTGCGAAACCTCAGCCCTTCGCAGGTCGTCATTGAAGTCCTCGAAACCACCATCATCGGTCAGGAAAACGAAGGCGCCATGCGCACGATCGCGGCCTTGAAGGATGCCGGGATTGCCGTTGCGCTGGACGATTTCGGCACCGGCTACGCCGGCCTTGCCCACCTCGCCCATCTCAGCTTCCGCTACGTGAAAATCGACAAGTCCCTCGTCTTCGACATCACCACCAATGAGAAGAGCCGCGTCATCACCGAGGCCATCGTCGGGCTCTGCCATCAGTTGGATCGCAAGATGGTCGCCGAAGGCGTCGAGACGGAGGAACAGGCCGACCTCCTTCGCCACCTGAAGGCCGATCTGCTGCAAGGTTTCGGCATCGCCCGCCCGATGCCGCTCGATCGTGCGGTGGAATGGCTGGAAGCGCAGAAGGCGACGCGCGCCGCGCCTCCGGCAGAAGACAGCCTCGGGCGCAGCGCCTGA